A stretch of Monomorium pharaonis isolate MP-MQ-018 chromosome 7, ASM1337386v2, whole genome shotgun sequence DNA encodes these proteins:
- the LOC118646692 gene encoding uncharacterized protein LOC118646692, producing the protein MNEGRVYLLPLNKETYISFTKNVSSTREKKWHNCVKLRFVDSYKFLNESLGKLVSYPDRGDLRITRSMFSDLSDEDFELLTRKGVFPYEYVDSVDRLHETEGEAFYSLLTGKEVSDVDHKHAVNVWQRFNIKNLGEYSDLYLKTDVLLLADVFEKLRDNSIESYGLDPAHYYTLPGYTWDAMLKYTGVRFELLTDIDIDMVLFVERGVRGGLSQCSNRYERANNRHLPCYDSSQPSSFLMYYDVNNLYGWAMCQSLPYSCFQWLDDIANFDVMSVFADSYFVYILEVDLAYPHELHDAHADLPFCPARTTLPDKRNVKLLATFHDKSHYVIHYRNLQHCLRHGLRVTMIHRVLRFAQFPWLHGYVELNTRFRIGAKNAFERNMYKLMNNAVFGKTMENVRDRVDVRLVTR; encoded by the coding sequence ATGAACGAGGGCAGAGTTTATTTATTACCATTAAACAAAGAGACATATATTTCGTTCACGAAGAATGTTAGTTctacaagagaaaaaaaatggcatAATTGCGTAAAATTGCGATTTGTAGattcttataaatttctaaatgaaAGTCTCGGTAAATTGGTGTCGTACCCAGATAGAGGTGACCTACGAATAACGCGATCAATGTTTTCTGATTTGAGTGACGAAGATTTTGAACTGCTTACACGCAAAGGCGTGTTTCCGTACGAGTACGTTGATAGCGTCGATAGGTTGCACGAGACGGAGGGGGAGGCTTTTTATAGTTTGTTAACGGGAAAGGAGGTGTCCGACGTTGATCACAAGCATGCTGTTAACGTTTGGCAGcgttttaacattaaaaatctaGGTGAATACAGCGATCTGTATTTAAAAACGGATGTGCTACTCTTAGCGGATGTCTTTGAAAAGTTACGTGACAATAGCATAGAGAGTTACGGTTTGGATCCCGCTCATTATTACACGTTACCCGGCTATACGTGGGACGCGATGTTGAAATACACGGGTGTTCGTTTTGAACTCCTGACCGATATCGATATCGATATGGTGTTGTTTGTGGAGCGTGGTGTGCGCGGCGGTCTTAGTCAGTGTTCGAATAGATACGAGCGTGCGAATAACAGACATCTACCGTGTTACGATTCGTCGCAACCGTCGTCGTTTCTTATGTATTATGACGTAAATAATCTGTATGGTTGGGCGATGTGCCAATCGTTACCGTACTCGTGTTTTCAGTGGCTCGACGACATTGCTAATTTCGACGTAATGTCGGTGTTCGCGGATTCTTATTTCGTTTATATTTTGGAGGTAGATCTCGCGTATCCGCACGAGCTGCACGACGCTCACGCGGATCTTCCTTTTTGTCCCGCGCGCACCACGCTTCCCGATAAGCGGAACGTCAAGCTTTTGGCCACGTTTCACGATAAGTCGCATTACGTGATACATTATCGCAATTTACAACACTGTCTGCGACACGGATTGCGCGTAACGATGATTCATCGCGTATTACGATTCGCACAATTTCCATGGCTTCACGGATACGTAGAATTGAATACGAGATTTAGGATTGGTGCGAAAAACGCGTTcgaaagaaatatgtataagctAATGAATAACGCGGTATTTGGAAAGACCATGGAAAATGTGCGCGATCGTGTGGATGTGCGTCTCGTGACGCGTTAG